gatacaattcgagtgtgatgttttgaaaagagaacttaaggcTGTTAGGGAATCCTTTCCGGATATGCTGAGTgttgtaagagtaagtatttgaacaagaggtaaaacttataaaaggctttgatcgatactaactaagtatatttgcattttcagttggggaaggcgtatcgctattatgaggagcttcgtggggaaaagtttgagctccacgattgctactttatcttggaaggcactagatataactacgccatatatgattaagtgtataagtgcacctttattatctattgtatttcatttccttcaatgcaacgctatgcgagatgtatgccttttacgattcaatgaaatgattctatgaaatcaaaaattatgagaaTGTAGTACAAGGGTCGTTACTTTATATAACTAATCAAACTAACGACTCTAAAAGAAATTAGTAATTGATAGCTAGGATCGTCATTTCATATGACTACATGTATGACGATCCTAAGTGTTACTTTTTAcagagagttttggttttagagtcgtcaatgtgtaaacaaaacaacaaaacgactctaagtgacctagttaaaaagggtcgtcaatgtttagcacactatcctaacgatttttcataacctggaaaagttgcaggtttgagtcgttattGGTAGTGTCAATATACTAACGACCTTagagagtcgtttgggtatacaccccccgactatgacgaccctttctctgagttgttccatagtgtggATAATTCGACCACTTGGAGTACCATTccgacaatttgaagagtataggaagtttacctgattgttttggccttggggttcctcattttgagtgttggttccttcatcttgagcaatgggatcttcattccaaccattgttcatgccttcctctatcaacatctcctcatcaaacatccaacccatatcattagttgagacaatcttaccatcaacacaatcattgttgttatttgaagcttcaccaatctcattccctccacttgaatcacccatttgtaaaaaccctaggttttcctctcaaaactcctcctcttcttctcaacacataaaacatataaaacacattttccataattttttttcctaaaatcagattttaatctaaatacacttaccacactaatcaaactcaccccttaaaaaaatattttccataattttttttcctaaaatcagattttaatctaaatacacttaccacactaatcaaactaattaattcctaatactaatcatataaggggagttttgccatttagaaaatatttttttaaggggtgacccaaattaggattgggtgTCTTTTCTGTCCCGTAGTGCATGGCCCCCAATGggaagttatggcccccaattaagctaAGCTTAATTACCACCCCATTGATCCTATTTACCACCCACATATTTTATAAATACATCCTAAACTAGCGCTCAACCCGTGATAATGGCACGGGAATGGATTAGACATAATTTCAAAAGACTCATCTACTATTAATTATTAACAGGAATAAGGAGGTGAATCTAGGGATCTCTCGCACAGCAATTAACAACTCAATTCTAATCAATGTGATTACTTTTCATTGCAATTTGGAAAGAACAATAACCATAAGACGGATAACGAAATGTTAACACAAACCATAATTCAAGTCACTAAAATGCATCAAAAAGGTCGAATAGAAGGATAAGAAAACATACGGTTTCAATATGAAAAACATACGGTTGCAATATGATTTTACGTAGCCTATAAGAGGACTTGATACACCACATTTGTAGTCTCATGCCCGTTGTTGTTCCTCGGTAGCAAGACAGTGATCTTTCCAGCGGTGATGCACCTGGATAATGCAACATAAAGTTGTCCATGGCTGAACACTGGACTCCTCAAATAAATCCCGACATATTTCACAGATTGAACCTGGGATTTGTTTATGGTCATTTCATAAGCTAACCTGATAGGGAATTGTCTCCTTATCATTCGAATGGTGACAGCTGATGAAGATGGTGTTAGTGATATACGCGGAATAAGAACCACATCCCCAACTTTGTCTCCAGTTAAAATTGTCGCCATAATGACATGTTGCTCGCAGATCTCTACTCTCAGCCTAGTGCCGTTGCATAATTCATTTCTAGGTGTTAGATTGCGCAACAACATAACTGGACAACGAACTTTAAGATCTAGTTTGAACGGCGGTAATCCGGGTGGATTTTGCTAGTTCAAATTTTCACTCGCACAGTCTGAACTTGTTGATGGTCCCTTTCCTTCAATCTCTTCTGGCTTTCTGCTGCGAGGAATGTATGAGATTCACCCTTACACATATCCAATATGATTTCATGTATTTTAGAAACTTCGTCGTTTCTAGGCGACAATATTGTTCTCTCTGTAATATATTTTGGTGTGGGTTTGCTCATTTCTTCAATCCCAGGGTATATCTTTGATATCAGCTCTTGTAGATCAGTACATTTTGGCATTGAAGAAGGCAAGCTAATAATTGGGTTTGGATTCTCCCCCACCTGCAAAATTTTGAATATTAATTAATATCTCGAAGAAATTGAAATTCCAAGGCATCGTCGTACTGCACTATCTGGTCTTTCACACTTTTTGTTAAAATTTCCTGGTTCGGTCCCCCTATCAAGCccccaaaatcaaaccaaccaTTCATAATCACATAATCAGTACTCGCATCTAATGTATTAATAATCTAACCTAATAATCAGTACTCGCATCTAATGTATTAATACTCTAACCTAATCTAATCAGTAAGGCCTTATGGAAAGTGACTCTAAATAGATACATAGAAAGTGGCAGTACACTGATATACACTAACAAACGCAAGCAATTCAATTAATCCCATAAGGAGATCATACCTGTAGCAAGTATTCCGCAAACGCTATATTTTCTGGGTCCCCGCTTTCTAGTCTCATGTTTTGCATTAACCTAAGGACGTTTACGTTGTTACACAAAACAGAGCCTCTAATTGATGATCCAACAATATCTTCTCTTCGACCCTTCTGTACCACCGGTAAAGTTTGCTTAAAATCTCCTCCAAGCACAACGGTTATCCCTCCAAATGCTTTGGTATTTTTCCTCACATCTCTAAGAGTTCTATCGACTGCTTCTATACAAAATCGGTGTTGCATTGCTACCTCGTcccaaataatcaacttggtatTCCGAAATAATTCCCCTTCCATCAACTCATACTTCACGTCACATTTAGAATCTTCTTGTGGATTTAGAGGAATTTTGAAGGTAGAATGCGCCGTCATTCCACCAGTTAAAAGTAATGAGGCTACACCACATGAGGCTACTGTTAGAACTATGTCACCCCTCCTTCTACAGGTAGCCACAATTGTGTTGTACACGAATGTCTTTCCTGTTCCACTGAATTTGTTATTGACTCAAAAGCAAATTTCTGTTAGTATTTAGTTTCTCAAAGTTTGAAGTTATAACTGAATCTTGAATCTCAAACTGCAGTTGTCGCTGCTCCCATAGGCGATTCCCAACAATCTGGCTCCAGACACCGGTTGGCTTTGGCATTATATCAAAGTCCTTCATTTCCTTACCTACTTCTTGAATGATTTTTTTCTAACAGATGAAGTCCGTAATCAAGAACCTGGTCCTCTGTAGGATTTTGGATTCCGTACAACACTTTTATCTTGTATGGTAGGTCGTCGCATATGTCTCTGCCATATTTCATCCACAGGATTTCTGGTTGGGTTGGGCTACATTGTGTCAGTATAATACCAAATGTTTGTCGTAGCTGGTGTCCAGTTTTGATTGTCGCCGACTCCTCCAAGAATTTTTCCCATTCTCCATCATCTTCCAATAGACCGAGTTCGATGCAAGCCGATTTAAAAGTTAGGTGGACGTATTCAACACCTTCTTTCACTGTAGTCCTCAAGTGTTCAAATGATCTTGCACCCTTTACGATCGTGGGTAACAACCTTAGGTAGTAAAGTTCTCCACAGTTTGGTGCGACGAAATACATTCGGCCAATTGCATTCCCTTTCTTCCGTGGAAACCATCTCTTATCCTTCCAAACAAAATGTGGAGGAAAATCTTGGTATGTATATGGAGTACCTTCTGGATGCAATGCGTTGTATTCAAAATAAGCCATCAAGGTGGTTACTGTTGTTTCCGCCGTTTCTTGTATTACTTGAATTGGATCGTCTGGATCATAAACAACTCGTTGCTGCCCCAGTAGGTGTACCGCCAGTTTCTTGACACTTGGGACCTCTTCGTTCATCCTATTTCCCAAAATACGCCATGCAGCTTCCAGCGGTCCAATATATCTTGAGCTCAGATATTGTTTGATTTCATTGTTGCAACCAGCCACCATGGTTGTCCGGTCATTCCCCTTGTAAATATATGTGTGTATATATTTTACTGCCATGACACTTGCACACACCTCCACGTTGTTATGTCAGTTAAACATCCGAGTCAGGTACGGGTTGTAAGGTACCACATCAATATTAGTATATAAATGGTTTCGATATCGGAAAACGCGACCATCGTTACGTCGGCGGTAAACTGGGTAGCCGCCGTCTCCCAATGAAGTAGACTCCGCGTATTGTTTTGGATAGTTTTTGGTGCATCGCCCGTCATTCATGCACAACGCGTTTGGTTTCCTGGCACCACACGGACCATGGACCATACATTTTTGGATAGTCTCAAATAGGGCGAGATCCTTATCTTCATCTGGGAATTCTGCGCACAATACATTGTCCACCTGCTCCGGGGTGTGGATCTTATCAGCCTTTTCCAAAAATATTAAGGCGTGCATATGTGGCAGTCCCCTCTTCTGGAACTCTATAGTATAGACATGTCCAACTGTCTTGCCAAAAACTTTCTTTTGTTGAATTTCCTTCATAAGTGCCTTCCTTTTAAGCTCAAAGACCCTCGCAATTAAATCTGGTCTTTCGTGGGGTTGCTGGTGTGATAATAAAGAATTAGTGATTTCCTCCCATCTGGGGTTTGCTGTCATAGTGAGGAAAATATCCGGGTGGTGGTTATACCTGGTGATCCCCATAGAATCCTGGTATATTTCGTACATATGGCGAGGACCTCCTATAAAACTGGATGGAAGTATGACTGGTTGTCCCATTTCATCCGGCTTGTTTCCAGAAAGTCCGAGGTCGGCGAATCCCTTGTAGTTTTGTGCCCTCAATTTAGTCTGTTCCCTCTTAATGTACCCAAGTCGATTTTGTTCTGTCGCTGCCCAAGCATCTACCATGAATTCTTGAAAAAGCATTCCTCCTCTTAGTATCGTTGAGTATTCATCTTGTCTTTCAAAGATTCTATAACAATAATAATCCATCTGAGTGAGGCGTGTATTTGTCGCCTTATCTAGATCCACATCCCACAGTGTCATACCAGGCTCCCATCCCAATTCTCCGTATGGGAACAAAAGTACATAATGTTGGGGGAGGTAAGCTGGATGACACTCGCTGATTCTTTTAAGCCCACGACTTCCTTTGAGATGAAGTACAATGTCCCGTACTCCAGGTTTCACCGTCTCATCCCCGGGTAATAGAACCGGGGTAATAGAACCGCTATCTCATCTGTTGTCGGGAGGTTGTATCGTCTTTTATCTGTGTCGTTCTTGTACTCGAGGTAAACATGGATATCATTATTCGTCTGGTCCTCCTTACTCAAAATTTCATAAGCCTCCtggtattttccaacaaagacCTTGTTACTGATCAGTACCTCTTGTAGTATCTTTAGCACATCAACATCTAACTTTGGGTTCTGCTCGATTCGCTTGGACAGTGCAGCCGAAGGGTCGTATATGTGGAGTTATGAATAAGTTACGTTATTTGGGTCTTCAGGTAGTAATGTCCCTGTTCTGTGTCGTAATTCTCCATGAATAGTAAACGATGGAGGACCGTTCCCCTTGAGCTTTCGTGGATTAAGGGTGCATCCAAGACTGGTAAATGTTGAAGATGTGTTGTACCTGTGCTGGTTTTATAATCAAACAATTAGGTGCTCGTTATTGGAAGGAAATATAGAAATGCCAAACAATATTGTAAATTACATATAATGCAATGATGATGAAATTCAATACTACTGTAATTTTCTTAGAACAGCAGTGTATGTAAGTAAATTATTACCTGCGAATATTTCGACGGAATCTCCGAGCAAGAGCATGACTTCCCTCGTATAACTCTTTCAGCCTCTGCGGAGGTACTATCAAATTAGGTAGTTTAACCTTTCCCTGCCAGCAACATGAGCCAAAGGATGGGTTCTTAAGGGATGGGCGGGCGAGTCGTTCTTCCATGAAATGTATTGCCCCACAGTGCTGACATATTACTTTCATTTCACCCAGGAAATGACGTACTTTTGACTTCAAATTAGTATTAGGAGTTCCATATTTGTAGAGGACCTGCTGAGCCAGAATTCTGGTTCCATCATCGGATAAACCTTCGTCATCCGATGTTGCTCTGCGATGCACAAGGAGTTAAATGTTTCATTGGAAATACAAATCAGCTTAAATTTTGTAATACATTAAAGGTCGAACAATTTCTGTTCCCACAAAAGattcattttcaattttcagtACACACATTTGGTAGTGGTCCTCGTCATCGCTAGTAACATCCATCGATTCATCTGTTCCTATTATATCTCTCCATTGATCATTGTCATTAGCGTTGTTCTTCGAGCAATGCCTTTTCTGCTTAGAAATACGAATTATATTTCGACAATCAACAATACATTGTCACATTACTTAAATAAATGGTTGCGTAATGTATGAGCACGACGATGGGAATGCATTGTGATTTAAAACCGTGAGGGTTTTCCATACCTGGTTATGTTctgcaattctctcctccttTCTCTTGCGCGAGTTTTTCAAAGAATGATTATCTCCAATTTCCTGCTTTAAAAGTTGAACATTGTAATAATCTTTCCCAATAAAAATTTTATTGGTTACAGAATGTTGGGGGTAGGCTTATGTAATGTTAATATTGGCGTGTGGGTTGATAACATACCGTAGCATTTGCATTGCACCTCCGTAGTGCATTAGCATTCTGAATTTCTCGATTCTGACGCCTGGACTGACCAGCACTACGATTCCGGAACAGACTATAAAAATTAATTTAGGTGGATTGGGCAGTGTTAGAAGGCCTTGCGGATTAGTATACCAAAATAGTGATGGTATTGTAAATGTACTACTGATTCTACCTCTGATCCCGTTCCCTATATAGACTGAAGTTCCCATTCATGAGTACAAAAATTCTATGAGGTAACTAATTAAGTTCATATGTTATGTGTTTGATACATATTTAAGTCTGTTACCTAGTCTGCCAACTATGGATCACACATAAAATATTTGGGACCCTATGGACACATCAATTAGCTGCAGATTGGCGTATATAACCTTCACGTTGCTTTTGCAATTTTATAGCTCGAACATTCATAACTTGTTCCACCTTGCACAACATCCTAAAATAGGAGGAAACAACCCTATAAGATCGCGCACAATCTCTactaatttaaaagaaaaaaaaatgatcaaaacAAATTTCGAACTTAAAAAACATATGCCTAGCTAGAATGCCTGAATTATGACTCAAATTGGATAATTTACAGTTCATCCCTGAAATTTATGGCCTTCTTGTATGCGCTCGTCAAACCAAATCAACTTTAACAATCTGAGCATTCATGACGAATATATATCCTTAGCATTCGACCAATTATGTGATATGTCCCATACTTCTATACTCAATATACTCTAAGCCCATATCTTTCGTCGACTTCCCTAAACATGTCTCTGCAAGCCAATCTATGCCAACTGGTACAACTTTTATTAAGATCGACTTCggtctaagaatgttccaaattaaaaaaaaaaaaaaaaaatccgagaGCATAGTGAAAAGCCATGCTTCAAATTAACAAAATTCCATAATCAAAATACCTGGACAGATTTACACCTTAGCTATGGTGAATATGTATTATCCTAACATGTTTGATCGGCTAAAGATTTACTCACATATTCATGTGTAGCGCAGCATGTGATCCATAGAAATTTCGGGTTTTACCTGGAATTTCGCATCGGCTTTGGCAAGGGTTTCATGATTGCGTCTTCTCTGTTGACCGGCTTGTCGTCTCTGCAAGGCATGCTTCGAAAGCTATGTCATTTCATATTTTAatcatcatgataaaaaaaatttcatAAAAACACCTTAAAGTTGATTTCTACACTTACACTTAATGCTGATTCTTCCGGAAAAGGATTCATGGTCTGATAAAATTTCCTCTGCTAGGTAACCCAAAAAAGAATGTAGTTCGATACTTACGGGAGGTATGGGTGTGTGATTTATTAAAGATTTGAAACGGGTTTTGGGAGGTATTGCTAAATATAAGTCTTCTACTATACGACCTGTTTAAGGAAAGGAAAAATAAGTTAGTACGTTTTTAAGAATAGCTAGGACTCTTGTATTTATAGAATTTTATCTCTGATGTATCTGAGTAAATCTTTAGCCGATCAAAcaactgaaatttgaattccaAGATGAATTGTATCGCAGTACCGTGGAATATGCAGTGTTTTTGATGCTATTGCAGTTGAGCATCGTCAGTAAACAAACAGGCTCAAATCCAAAAGCTAATGAAAAAAATATGAAATCAAATAACACATACAAAAATCCTGAACATGCATATTCCTTTCCCTTATACCCTCTCGGAACACCATGTCGGAACATCGAGGACTTGGATCGTTTAGTTGTCTCACAgcctcaaagaaaaaaaatgtattgACGCATACACAAATTCAAATGTAACTAACACTGCTAAGCAATCTAGATTCGACGAAAATATATACGTGCCATGTGGAATTCCAAAGCTAATCCTTACACACATTCATACCATCAAAAGCTAATCCTCAAACAAATTACAATTCTAATTcacaaaacgaaaatcaaatcTCATGGTCTGAATTAGAATAGTAATAATTGTCGAGATGATGCTGTGAATTAGAACTCCAACTCATCGATGCACCACCAATAAGAACAATGTTAGCACTAACGCCACACGTGCGAACACATGCTACAACTAAAAACGTGAACCGTAGGATTCATGAGGCATACGCAATCTGCACCCCTCTTTGAATTTAAGATTGAATCTGGACCGCCAGTTGTATAAGCTAACTTAGCCGTGACCTCTTTTATACTATTGATAATGCTCTTTGACCCAACACAAAAACCACCCCAACTATCTATCTTACATAAGCAAATGTGTTTTTGCCAatctaacggctcaagatggacgTGTTAAGGAGATCAACGACCACTATTCCTTCAAAAGTGCAAAAGACAAATCGTGGATAAAAACGAACCCTCATTTCATGCTCGGATCCGACGTCCCAGACCTCTTTTTGATCCCCTCTTCCGTTACAAACCCAGTACCACTGAATCCTCATTTCATTTAATCTCCTCTTCCGTTAAAGAAATAAATTAGGGCTATTTCAATTCCTTCGAATCATTTAATTTGATGCGTTACGGTAGCTCTATGTTCCCTTACATAAACCTCAACAGAGTTTATCATCTTCCCATGTTTCTCCATTTCTTTCTTCCCtactctctctatctctctcgaGACTATCAGGTAAGTACTATCTTCAATTTAATTCTTCTTcaactttctatttgattaatttcttcaattggaaTAATGT
This DNA window, taken from Papaver somniferum cultivar HN1 chromosome 3, ASM357369v1, whole genome shotgun sequence, encodes the following:
- the LOC113360108 gene encoding uncharacterized protein LOC113360108 — protein: MTLWDVDLDKATNTRLTQMDYYCYRIFERQDEYSTILRGGMLFQEFMVDAWAATEQNRLGYIKREQTKLRAQNYKGFADLGLSGNKPDEMGQPVILPSSFIGGPRHMYEIYQDSMGITRYNHHPDIFLTMTANPRWEEITNSLLSHQQPHERPDLIARVFELKRKALMKEIQQKKVFGKTVGHVYTIEFQKRGLPHMHALIFLEKADKIHTPEQVDNVLCAEFPDEDKDLALFETIQKCMVHGPCGARKPNALCMNDGRCTKNYPKQYAESTSLGDGGYPVYRRRNDGRVFRYRNHLYTNIDVVPYNPYLTRMFN
- the LOC113360107 gene encoding uncharacterized protein LOC113360107, which codes for MTAHSTFKIPLNPQEDSKCDVKYELMEGELFRNTKLIIWDEVAMQHRFCIEAVDRTLRDVRKNTKAFGGITVVLGGDFKQTLPVVQKGRREDIVGSSIRGSVLCNNVNVLRLMQNMRLESGDPENIAFAEYLLQVGENPNPIISLPSSMPKCTDLQELISKIYPGIEEMSKPTPKYITERTILSPRNDEVSKIHEIILDMCKGESHTFLAAESQKRLKERDHQQVQTVRVKI